In Bos indicus x Bos taurus breed Angus x Brahman F1 hybrid chromosome 1, Bos_hybrid_MaternalHap_v2.0, whole genome shotgun sequence, a single window of DNA contains:
- the TM4SF19 gene encoding transmembrane 4 L6 family member 19 encodes MACSRTCSRILGLSLGTTALFAAVANTLLLFPNWNVTYLLRGLIGRHAMLGSGLWGGGLMVLTAATLISLMGWRYGCFSKIGPCRRMLIALLSSGLALLGALICFITSGVALKDGPFCMFDVSPFNQTQAWKHGYPFKDLHNRNYLYDHPLWNSVCLEPSKAVIWHVCFFSTLLCISLLQILLVVIHFINSFLGLFCSLCEK; translated from the exons ATGGCATGCTCACGGACCTGTTCCCGCATTCTGGGGCTGAGCCTTGGGACTACAGCCCTGTTTGCTGCTGTGGCCAACACACTGCTCCTGTTTCCTAACTGGAATGTGACCTACCTGTTGAGGGGCCTCATTGGCAGGCATGCCATGTtgggctctgggctctggggaGGAGGCCTCATG GTTCTCACTGCAGCTACCCTGATCTCCCTGATGGGCTGGAGATATGGCTGCTTCAGTAAGATCGGGCCCTGCCGAAGG ATGCTTATTGCTCTGTTGTCAAGTGGCCTGGCTTTGCTTGGAGCCTTGATTTGCTTTATCACTTCTGGAGTAGCCCTGAAAGATGGTCCTTTTTGCATGTTTGATGTCTCACCCTTCAATCAGACACAGGCTTGGAAACATGGTTACCCATTCAAAGACCTGCATAACAG GAATTATTTGTATGACCATCCACTCTGGAACTCTGTCTGCCTGGAGCCTTCTAAAGCTGTCATTTGGCACGTGTGCTTCTTCTCCACCCTTCTGTGCATCAGCCTCCTCCAGATTCTCCTGGTGGTCATTCATTTCATCAACAGCTTCCTGGGCCTTTTCTGCAGCCTCTGTGAGAAGTGA